In the Flavobacterium sp. J372 genome, one interval contains:
- a CDS encoding cell wall metabolism sensor histidine kinase WalK: MAIKFKKTYKFAVKSALYISIFSAGFLAGMQYFYFPELTWNVIGTFTGAIFVFAFFMLQYRVEHFIYRRVKKIYDDVSLLESSSFRNKSITTDMATLTREVEKFARDKKIEIETLKIREEYRREFLGNVSHELKTPLFTVQGYLLTLLDGAMGDKQLRKKYLQRAEKGVERLIYIVQDLDMITKLEVGDLNLSYTTFNIVEVVQNVFDLLEMKADKKGIMLMFDAKYLKPIYVYGDVEKIQQVLINLVVNAIKYGREHGTTEVSIEDFVNNKVIVRVKDNGEGIEKKHIPRLFERFYRVDKSGARSEGGSGLGLAIVKHIIEGHDEKIYVESEYGKGSEFSFTLEKSAK; this comes from the coding sequence GTGGCGATAAAATTTAAGAAAACCTACAAATTTGCTGTAAAGTCAGCATTATACATCTCCATTTTCTCTGCCGGTTTCCTGGCCGGTATGCAATACTTTTATTTTCCTGAACTTACATGGAACGTCATAGGCACTTTTACCGGTGCCATTTTTGTATTTGCGTTTTTCATGCTGCAATACCGTGTAGAGCATTTCATTTATCGCAGGGTAAAGAAGATTTATGATGATGTATCATTGCTCGAGAGCAGCTCTTTCCGCAACAAGAGCATCACTACCGATATGGCTACGCTTACCCGTGAAGTAGAAAAATTTGCCCGGGATAAAAAGATTGAAATTGAAACCCTGAAAATACGCGAAGAGTACCGCCGTGAGTTCCTCGGGAATGTCTCTCATGAGCTGAAGACGCCGCTATTTACTGTGCAGGGCTACCTGCTTACGTTGCTTGACGGAGCTATGGGCGACAAGCAGCTACGAAAAAAATACCTGCAGCGCGCCGAAAAAGGAGTTGAGCGCCTTATTTATATTGTACAGGACCTTGACATGATAACCAAACTTGAGGTGGGCGACCTGAACCTTAGCTATACCACCTTTAATATTGTTGAGGTGGTGCAGAACGTGTTTGACCTGCTGGAGATGAAGGCTGATAAAAAAGGAATTATGCTGATGTTTGACGCAAAATACCTTAAGCCCATATATGTGTATGGCGATGTTGAAAAAATACAGCAGGTGCTTATAAACCTGGTGGTAAATGCCATAAAGTATGGCCGTGAGCATGGCACTACCGAAGTTAGCATTGAAGACTTTGTAAATAATAAAGTCATCGTCCGTGTAAAAGACAATGGCGAGGGTATTGAGAAAAAACATATACCACGGCTTTTTGAACGCTTTTACCGTGTCGACAAAAGCGGCGCCCGCAGCGAGGGCGGCTCCGGCCTGGGTCTTGCCATTGTAAAGCACATTATTGAAGGGCACGACGAAAAAATTTACGTAGAAAGCGAATACGGAAAAGGCTCTGAATTTTCTTTTACGCTGGAGAAGTCGGCGAAGTAG
- a CDS encoding response regulator transcription factor: protein MKKKDIRILLVDDEQDILEIVGYNLSQEGYQVITASNGKEAITKAKKELPHLIIMDVMMPEMDGMEACENIRKIPELSNVIITFLTARSEDYSQVAGFDAGADDYIAKPIKPKLLVSKVKALLRRLKEDENKEDILRVGNIEVNREEYKIMLEDREIVLPRKEFELFYLLASKPGKVFKREEILDKVWGNEVVVGGRTIDVHIRKLREKIGDELFKTIKGVGYKLEI, encoded by the coding sequence ATGAAGAAAAAAGATATCAGGATCTTACTGGTTGATGACGAGCAGGATATCCTTGAAATTGTTGGCTACAACCTTTCTCAGGAAGGTTACCAGGTAATTACCGCATCAAATGGTAAAGAGGCCATCACTAAGGCTAAGAAAGAACTTCCGCACCTTATTATTATGGATGTGATGATGCCCGAGATGGACGGTATGGAAGCCTGTGAAAACATCAGGAAAATACCTGAGCTCAGCAACGTTATCATCACCTTCCTTACGGCGCGGAGCGAAGACTACAGCCAGGTTGCCGGGTTTGATGCCGGGGCTGATGACTACATTGCCAAACCGATAAAGCCGAAGCTGCTGGTAAGCAAAGTAAAGGCATTACTGCGCAGGCTTAAGGAAGATGAAAATAAAGAAGACATACTGCGCGTGGGCAATATTGAAGTGAATCGCGAAGAATATAAGATAATGCTTGAAGACCGCGAGATTGTGCTTCCGCGAAAGGAGTTTGAGCTATTTTACCTGCTGGCCAGCAAGCCGGGCAAAGTCTTTAAGCGCGAAGAGATACTTGATAAGGTATGGGGCAACGAAGTGGTTGTGGGCGGCCGCACCATAGATGTTCACATACGCAAGCTGCGCGAAAAAATTGGCGATGAGCTGTTTAAAACTATAAAAGGGGTGGGCTATAAGCTTGAGATTTAG